The following coding sequences lie in one Arachis hypogaea cultivar Tifrunner chromosome 4, arahy.Tifrunner.gnm2.J5K5, whole genome shotgun sequence genomic window:
- the LOC112796905 gene encoding uncharacterized protein yields the protein MLLPRSLVSRAPPSESEDSISLLVLVPIPPFYNFLSLCFKIAVVTRIGFGTVMAAAGFVQGYCCCEKGKRNLSRLRNSSSSGYLRFDVNAACYFELYCMCNY from the exons ATGTTGCTGCCACGGTCGCTGGTGAGTCGTGCACCGCCATCAGAGTCAGAAGACAGCATCAGCCTTCTTGTTTTGGTTCCGATTCCTCCATTTTATAACT TTCTGTCACTTTGCTTCAAAATTGCTGTTGTAACTCGTATTGGTTTTGGGACTGTTATGGCTGCTGCTGGTTTTGTTCAAGGCTACTGCTGCTgtgagaaaggaaaaagaaatttGTCGCGATTAAGGAATTCTTCGAGTTCCGGTTATTTGAG GTTTGATGTTAATGCAGCTTGCTACTTTGAACTTTATTGCATGTGCAACTACTGA